One Acidobacteriota bacterium genomic window, GGGCACGGCTCGCCGGCGCTCGTCTTCATCCACGGTTGGATGTGCGACCAGAGCTTCTGGAAAGCTCAGGTCGAGGAGTTCAGCACGACCAACACCGTCGTCACGATCGACCTCCCCGGGCACGGCCTTTCGGGTACTGAACGCGACCACTGGTCGATGGCGTCCTATGGATCCGACGTCACAACGGTCGTCGAACACCTCGGTCTCGAGAACGTG contains:
- a CDS encoding alpha/beta hydrolase; protein product: MKFSAQIVLLALALACGGTSEQPPPFLDDSSQLAEGPNTVTAPDGVEIAYTVSGHGSPALVFIHGWMCDQSFWKAQVEEFSTTNTVVTIDLPGHGLSGTERDHWSMASYGSDVTTVVEHLGLENV